The Poecilia reticulata strain Guanapo linkage group LG13, Guppy_female_1.0+MT, whole genome shotgun sequence genome has a segment encoding these proteins:
- the ilvbl gene encoding 2-hydroxyacyl-CoA lyase 2 isoform X2 produces MELFGCISSILGYSACVVLTGVLFAAYNLGVIYQLFHKTETKSPRHGGESVAEVLRAHGIKFLFTLVGGHISPILVACEKVGIRVVDTRHEATAVFAADAVARLSGTVGVAAVTAGPGLTNTVTAVKNAQMAESPLLLLGGAASTLLQGRGALQDIDQMSLFKPLCKFCASIRTVREIVPTLGKALAIAQSGTPGPVFIEFPIDTLYPYHLVSKEFAVKNPPKGLMGKFVSWYLNNHLMNLFAGAWETRDVSPLPVHIPQATDDQVQRCIELLSRAKKPVILLGSQATLPPTPAEDIRKALEDLGIPCFLGGMSRGMLGKDSPIHIRQNRRDALKEADLVLLAGTVCDFRLSYGRVLNRRSKIIAVNRDKSQLLKNSDMFWKPTIAIQGDAGSFIVRLSKGLKGHRCPEEWSQSLKAGDSTKEDANRAKANEKTEHHLNPLKVLHCVDELMADDSIIVADGGDFVGSAAYIMRPRGPLRWLDPGAFGTLGVGGGFALGAKLCRPESEVWIIYGDGSLGYSVAEYDTFTRHKDFSPSSLV; encoded by the exons ATGGAGTTGTTCGGATGCATTTCCAGTATTCTCGGATATTCTGCTTGCGTTGTGCTGACTGGTGTTTTGTTTGCTGCCTACAATCTTGGTGTAATCTACCAGTTGTTTCATAAG ACTGAAACAAAGAGCCCCCGGCATGGAGGGGAGAGTGTTGCCGAAGTCCTCCGTGCGCATGGAATCAAATTCCTTTTCACTCTCGTTGGTGGGCACATCTCTCCCATCCTGGTGGCCTGCGAGAAGGTTGGCATCCGCGTCGTTGACACCAGACACGAAGCCACTGCTGTCtttgctgctgatgctgtggCGAGGCTCTCAG GTACTGTTGGCGTAGCCGCAGTGACTGCTGGCCCGGGCCTGACTAACACAGTGACAGCAGTGAAGAATGCTCAAATGGCAGAATCTCCATTGCTGCTTTTGGGAGGAGCTGCTAGTACATTACTGCAG GGCAGAGGGGCACTGCAGGACATCGACCAGATGTCTCTCTTCAAGCCTCTATGTAAGTTCTGTGCCTCCATCCGCACCGTCAGGGAGATCGTGCCAACACTCGGGAAGGCTCTGGCCATTGCTCAGTCAGGAACTCCTGGTCCTGTTTTCATCGAGTTTCCCATTGATACTCTGTACCCATACCACCTGGTGTCCAAAGAGTTTGCTGTTAAAAATCCTCCCAAAGGGCTGATGGGAAAATTTGTCTCATG GTACCTCAATAATCACCTCATGAACCTTTTTGCTGGAGCCTGGGAGACCAGAGATGTTTCCCCACTTCCTGTTCACATCCCTCAAGCCACAGATGATCAG GTACAAAGGTGCATAGAGCTACTGAGTCGAGCCAAGAAACCCGTCATTCTCCTTGGGAGCCAAGCTACACTCCCTCCTACGCCAGCAGAAGACATCAG aaaggCTTTGGAGGATCTAGGTATCCCCTGCTTTCTCGGGGGCATGTCCCGGGGCATGCTGGGAAAAGACAGCCCTATCCACATCCGACAGAACAGACGGGATGCTCTCAAGGAGGCCGACCTGGTTCTCCTTGCAG GCACTGTGTGTGACTTCCGTCTGAGCTATGGCAGAGTTCTGAACAGAAGGAGCAAGATAATCGCTGTCAACAGGGACAAGTCACAGCTGCTGAAAAACTCCGATATGTTCTGGAAACCAACTATAGCAATTCAGG gtGACGCTGGCTCATTTATTGTGCGTCTCTCTAAGGGGCTGAAGGGCCATCGCTGTCCTGAGGAATGGTCTCAGAGCCTCAAAGCTGGAGATTCTACCAAAGAAGATGCAAACAG GGCTAAAGCTAATGAGAAGACAGAACACCACCTAAATCCTTTAAAAGTCCTCCACTGTGTGGATGAGCTGATGGCTGACGACAGCATCATTGTAGCAGATGGGGGAGATTTTGTGGGAAGTGCTGCCTATATAATGAGACCAAGAGGACCTTTGCGTTGGTTAGATCCAG GAGCCTTTGGAACTCTGGGAGTTGGAGGAGGTTTTGCTTTGGGAGCAAAACTGTGCCGTCCTGAGTCTGAG gTGTGGATAATCTATGGAGATGGCTCCCTGGGCTACAGTGTTGCAGAGTATGACACGTTTACCCGGCACAAG GATTTCTCACCATCCTCGTTGGTTTAG
- the ilvbl gene encoding 2-hydroxyacyl-CoA lyase 2 isoform X1, producing MELFGCISSILGYSACVVLTGVLFAAYNLGVIYQLFHKTETKSPRHGGESVAEVLRAHGIKFLFTLVGGHISPILVACEKVGIRVVDTRHEATAVFAADAVARLSGTVGVAAVTAGPGLTNTVTAVKNAQMAESPLLLLGGAASTLLQGRGALQDIDQMSLFKPLCKFCASIRTVREIVPTLGKALAIAQSGTPGPVFIEFPIDTLYPYHLVSKEFAVKNPPKGLMGKFVSWYLNNHLMNLFAGAWETRDVSPLPVHIPQATDDQVQRCIELLSRAKKPVILLGSQATLPPTPAEDIRKALEDLGIPCFLGGMSRGMLGKDSPIHIRQNRRDALKEADLVLLAGTVCDFRLSYGRVLNRRSKIIAVNRDKSQLLKNSDMFWKPTIAIQGDAGSFIVRLSKGLKGHRCPEEWSQSLKAGDSTKEDANRAKANEKTEHHLNPLKVLHCVDELMADDSIIVADGGDFVGSAAYIMRPRGPLRWLDPGAFGTLGVGGGFALGAKLCRPESEVWIIYGDGSLGYSVAEYDTFTRHKTPVISVVGNDACWSQISREQVPILGSNVACGLAFTDYHTVADGYGGKGYLVRREDENQLSDIIKQAQRDSKEGKATLLNVLIGKTNFREGSISV from the exons ATGGAGTTGTTCGGATGCATTTCCAGTATTCTCGGATATTCTGCTTGCGTTGTGCTGACTGGTGTTTTGTTTGCTGCCTACAATCTTGGTGTAATCTACCAGTTGTTTCATAAG ACTGAAACAAAGAGCCCCCGGCATGGAGGGGAGAGTGTTGCCGAAGTCCTCCGTGCGCATGGAATCAAATTCCTTTTCACTCTCGTTGGTGGGCACATCTCTCCCATCCTGGTGGCCTGCGAGAAGGTTGGCATCCGCGTCGTTGACACCAGACACGAAGCCACTGCTGTCtttgctgctgatgctgtggCGAGGCTCTCAG GTACTGTTGGCGTAGCCGCAGTGACTGCTGGCCCGGGCCTGACTAACACAGTGACAGCAGTGAAGAATGCTCAAATGGCAGAATCTCCATTGCTGCTTTTGGGAGGAGCTGCTAGTACATTACTGCAG GGCAGAGGGGCACTGCAGGACATCGACCAGATGTCTCTCTTCAAGCCTCTATGTAAGTTCTGTGCCTCCATCCGCACCGTCAGGGAGATCGTGCCAACACTCGGGAAGGCTCTGGCCATTGCTCAGTCAGGAACTCCTGGTCCTGTTTTCATCGAGTTTCCCATTGATACTCTGTACCCATACCACCTGGTGTCCAAAGAGTTTGCTGTTAAAAATCCTCCCAAAGGGCTGATGGGAAAATTTGTCTCATG GTACCTCAATAATCACCTCATGAACCTTTTTGCTGGAGCCTGGGAGACCAGAGATGTTTCCCCACTTCCTGTTCACATCCCTCAAGCCACAGATGATCAG GTACAAAGGTGCATAGAGCTACTGAGTCGAGCCAAGAAACCCGTCATTCTCCTTGGGAGCCAAGCTACACTCCCTCCTACGCCAGCAGAAGACATCAG aaaggCTTTGGAGGATCTAGGTATCCCCTGCTTTCTCGGGGGCATGTCCCGGGGCATGCTGGGAAAAGACAGCCCTATCCACATCCGACAGAACAGACGGGATGCTCTCAAGGAGGCCGACCTGGTTCTCCTTGCAG GCACTGTGTGTGACTTCCGTCTGAGCTATGGCAGAGTTCTGAACAGAAGGAGCAAGATAATCGCTGTCAACAGGGACAAGTCACAGCTGCTGAAAAACTCCGATATGTTCTGGAAACCAACTATAGCAATTCAGG gtGACGCTGGCTCATTTATTGTGCGTCTCTCTAAGGGGCTGAAGGGCCATCGCTGTCCTGAGGAATGGTCTCAGAGCCTCAAAGCTGGAGATTCTACCAAAGAAGATGCAAACAG GGCTAAAGCTAATGAGAAGACAGAACACCACCTAAATCCTTTAAAAGTCCTCCACTGTGTGGATGAGCTGATGGCTGACGACAGCATCATTGTAGCAGATGGGGGAGATTTTGTGGGAAGTGCTGCCTATATAATGAGACCAAGAGGACCTTTGCGTTGGTTAGATCCAG GAGCCTTTGGAACTCTGGGAGTTGGAGGAGGTTTTGCTTTGGGAGCAAAACTGTGCCGTCCTGAGTCTGAG gTGTGGATAATCTATGGAGATGGCTCCCTGGGCTACAGTGTTGCAGAGTATGACACGTTTACCCGGCACAAG ACACCAGTTATATCTGTGGTTGGAAACGATGCGTGTTGGAGTCAGATCTCCAGAGAGCAGGTTCCCATCCTTGGTAGCAACGTGGCTTGTGGCCTTGCTTTTACAG atTATCACACAGTGGCAGATGGTTATGGCGGTAAGGGCTACCTTGTCAGACGAGAAGACGAGAACCAGCTAAGTGACATCATAAAACAGGCTCAAAGGGATTCAAAGGAGGGCAAGGCTACTCTTCTCAATGTTTTGATAGGGAAGACCAATTTCAGAGAAGGATCCATCTCTGTGTAG
- the fam118b gene encoding protein FAM118B, with product MASVVAVKTEKRPAADSQDAESNAKKPRKLLPSLKTKRAPELVLVIGTGVSSAVAPQVPALRSWKGLIQALLDAANDFDLLEEEESRRFQKHMQEDKNLVHVAHDLIQKLSPRTGNVRSTFFKDCLYEVFDDLECKMEHAGKHLLRSVLQLMESGALVLTTNFDNLLEIYAAHQGTKLESLDLTDEKKVLEWAQEKRRLSVLHIHGVYTNPCGIVLHPAGYQNVLRNTEVMREIQKLYETKSFVFLGCGRTVDDTTFQALFLEAVKHKSDLEHFMLVRREDVGEFKKLRDNMLDKGIKVISYGDEYADLPEYFERLANEICNRDVSTNGWGSPSQNAEEQQNGFSTQKNLLQG from the exons ATGGCCTCTGTTGTAGCAGTGAAAACTGAGAAGCGTCCTGCAGCTGATTCTCAGGATGCAGAGTCAAACGCTAAAAAGCCCAG GAAACTGCTGCCCAGCCTGAAGACCAAGCGAGCCCCCGAGCTTGTTCTGGTGATTGGTACGGGGGTGAGCTCTGCAGTGGCTCCGCAGGTTCCTGCTCTTCGCTCTTGGAAGGGGCTTATACAGGCCCTCCTTGACGCAGCCAATGATTTTGatctgctggaggaggaggagagccgGCGTTTCCAGAAGCACATGCAGGAAGATAAGAATTTGGTGCATGTGGCCCATGACCTCATTCAGAAACTTTCCCCG AGGACGGGAAATGTTCGATCCACGTTCTTCAAAGACTGTCTGTACGAAGTGTTTGACGACTTGGAGTGCAAGATGGAGCACGCAGGGAAACACCTCTTGCGATCTGTGCTGCAGTTGATGGAGAGCGGCGCGTTGGTGCTTACCACCAACTTCGACAACCTGCTGGAGATCTACGCAGCCCACCAAGGCACCAAACTGGAGTCTTTAGACCTGACTGATGAGAAGAAG GTGTTGGAGTGGGCTCAGGAGAAACGGAGGTTAAGCGTTCTGCATATTCACGGCGTTTACACTAACCCGTGTGGCATTGTGCTGCACCCTGCTGGCTACCAGAATGTACTGAGGAACACTGAGGTTATG cgTGAGATCCAGAAGCTATATGAGACTAAGTCCTTTGTGTTCCTCGGCTGCGGACGCACGGTGGACGACACGACCTTTCAGGCCTTGTTCCTGGAGGCGGTCAAACACAAGTCGGACCTGGAACACTTCATGCTTGTGCGGCGGGAAGACGTGGGAGAGTTCAAGAAGCTGCGTGACAACATGTTGGACAAGGGCATCAAGGTAATCTCATACGGCGACGAGTACGCTGACCTGCCCGAGTACTTTGAGAGGCTGGCCAACGAGATCTGCAACCGCGACGTCTCTACCAACGGCTGGG GATCACCTTCACAAAACGCAGAGGAACAGCAGAATGGCTTCagcacacagaaaaacctcctACAGGGCTAA